From Acidobacteriota bacterium:
ATACGAACCGCTTCTTCAGCGATCTGCCGAAGACCTTCGATCCAACGCGATTCGATCCGGCGGAGTGGGCGCGGCTGGCAAAGCTTGCCGGCGCGCGTTATGTCGTGTTTACGACAAAACACCATTCTGGCTTTGGGATGTACGACACGAAGACGACTCCGTTCAACATTATGAATACGCCGTTCCATCGCGACGCGACGGCGGAGATATTGAAGGCGTTCAAGGCAGAGGGGATTGCTCCCGGGATGTACTTCTCGCCCGACGATTTCTACTGGCTCCACGAGAATGGGAAGACGATCCAGCGCGGCACCGAAGCAGTTCAGCCGAGTCACAATTCCGGTCTCCTCAAATACGACAGCGACCAGTTGCGCGAACTGCTGACAAACTATGGCCCGGTTGACGTTCTCTTCTTCGACGGCGAGGCGACCAGCCTGCGCCAGCTTGCCTGGAAGCTGCAACCCAATATCGTGGTGACGCGCGGAGCGATGATGACGCCGGAGCAGACGATTCCCGGCATGGCCTTCGACCAGCCCTGGGAGGCCAACGACACCATGGGCAGCGCGTGGCAGTACCAGCCTCAGAACGACCACTACAAGTCGGGCCACGACCTGATTCGCGAGCTGGTCCAGACACGAGCCAAGGGCGGCAACTTCCTGCTGAACATCGGTCCCAAGCCAGATGGCGAACTGGCGATCGAGCAGGAAGAGCGTCTGCGCGAGATGGCGTTGTGGATGTTCGTGAACTCAGAGGCGATCTATGCGGCGCGGCCATGGATCATCACGAACGAGGGCAACGTCTGGTTTACGAAGAAGAAGGATGGAAGCGCGCTCTACGCCATCGTCGATCCTGCTACACCGTGGAAGCTGGGGCAGTGGCAGGACCTGGTGCTGCACTCGGTGAAGGCTACAGCGAAGACCGAGGTGAGCGTTCTGGGAGCAAATGGCGAGGTGGTGGAGTATGCGCCGAACGTGGTCCCGAAGACGACCTTCCACATGGAGAGCGACGGGCTGCATATTCGCACGATGCGTTCGCAGCGGTTGCAGGACAACCGGCAGTGGCCGAACCCCGTAGTGGTGCGCCTGACGAATGTGGAACCCGCGCTCGCGCCTCCTCGCGTGAAGACGGAAGCCTATCAGTGGGGTGCGGACGGTGGGAGCGTAAAGCTCGAGGGCGAACTGCTGGATATGGCCGGAGCGAAGTCGCTGGAGGTTGGATTCGAGTACAGGTCGATCGAGGGTGAGGATGTGCACTCCCGCACCGCTCCATGGACAGCGACCAGGTTGCAGACATTGATCGCCGCCGGCAAGTTCACAACGACGGTGGAAGGGCTGTCCGCTACGGGACGCTACGAGTTCCGTGCCGTCGTACATCACCCTCTGCTCGCCTTGTATGGAGGCGACGTGGTTCTGCGCCGCGGGCAGCCTCGCCAGCGGTGATGGCAAGGCATTGGTTTTGAGTAGCTTGGATGTTTTAGAGCGCCTGCGGATTTGGAGGAGAGGCCACCTGCCTGGTTACGTCACTGCACCTTTTGTGTAGTGGCTTCAGGTGGTGCGGCCACCTATAGTCACGAATGTATCTGGGAGTACCCTGGATCGGGCGAGGTGTATCGTTTGCCGGACTCTTCCAGGACGATGGGCAGTTTTGGAGTGAAACGAATCCTATGGGCCAGACCTCAGCGTCTTTTCGGCAGGAAGAACACCCTTTCAATGAATCGCTTTCACTCTCCGAGGTGATCTCGGCCCTGTCGTTTGCCATCGACCTGACTGAAGGGGCGGTCCGTGGCCATGCGCTGAGAAGTTGCCTGCTGGGGATGCGAATCGCCTACGAGATGGGGCTTAGCTCCGAGCAGAAGAGCAGCCTCTACTACGCCCTGCTGCTGAAGGACATCGGCAACGAAGAGATGATCGGTCTTCGCTGCGACCGCGGCGCAAGCATTGTAAGCAAGCTCG
This genomic window contains:
- a CDS encoding alpha-L-fucosidase — encoded protein: MRGFRTVSVAALLAVGAAQVWAQGKAIAGENTDFNSSQNKPERDEWFRDQGFGLFIHWSVDSQLGVVISHSLVGASEDYTNRFFSDLPKTFDPTRFDPAEWARLAKLAGARYVVFTTKHHSGFGMYDTKTTPFNIMNTPFHRDATAEILKAFKAEGIAPGMYFSPDDFYWLHENGKTIQRGTEAVQPSHNSGLLKYDSDQLRELLTNYGPVDVLFFDGEATSLRQLAWKLQPNIVVTRGAMMTPEQTIPGMAFDQPWEANDTMGSAWQYQPQNDHYKSGHDLIRELVQTRAKGGNFLLNIGPKPDGELAIEQEERLREMALWMFVNSEAIYAARPWIITNEGNVWFTKKKDGSALYAIVDPATPWKLGQWQDLVLHSVKATAKTEVSVLGANGEVVEYAPNVVPKTTFHMESDGLHIRTMRSQRLQDNRQWPNPVVVRLTNVEPALAPPRVKTEAYQWGADGGSVKLEGELLDMAGAKSLEVGFEYRSIEGEDVHSRTAPWTATRLQTLIAAGKFTTTVEGLSATGRYEFRAVVHHPLLALYGGDVVLRRGQPRQR